In Rhodothermus marinus DSM 4252, a single genomic region encodes these proteins:
- the queC gene encoding 7-cyano-7-deazaguanine synthase QueC produces the protein MSALNLLPTLKPAEHGETALVLLSGGQDSTTCLYWALHYFPKVEALGFHYGQKHAVELEQARKIADRAGVPFTVLDLRGLLRGSALTEHEQDVSAAHPLAPHLPAAFVPGRNALFLTLAASYGFTRGIHDLVGGMCQTDYSGYPDCRREFIDAMERALSLALDTPIRIHTPLMHLTKAETWRLARELGILDVIVELTHTDYNGDRSERHPWGYGRLDNPASILRARGYEEAKARGWLD, from the coding sequence ATGTCCGCCCTGAACCTGCTGCCCACGCTGAAGCCCGCTGAGCACGGCGAGACGGCCCTGGTACTGCTCTCCGGCGGGCAGGACTCGACCACCTGCCTCTACTGGGCGCTGCACTACTTCCCGAAGGTCGAGGCCCTCGGCTTCCACTACGGCCAGAAGCACGCCGTCGAACTCGAGCAGGCCCGCAAGATCGCCGACCGCGCCGGCGTGCCCTTCACCGTGCTGGACCTGCGCGGCCTGCTGCGCGGCAGCGCCCTGACCGAACACGAGCAGGACGTTTCGGCCGCCCATCCGCTGGCGCCGCACCTGCCCGCCGCGTTCGTGCCCGGCCGCAACGCGCTGTTTCTGACGCTGGCCGCCAGCTACGGCTTCACGCGCGGCATCCACGACCTGGTCGGCGGCATGTGCCAGACCGACTACTCGGGCTATCCCGACTGCCGCCGCGAATTCATCGACGCCATGGAGCGGGCGCTTTCGCTGGCGCTCGACACGCCGATCCGCATCCACACACCGCTCATGCATCTGACCAAGGCTGAAACCTGGCGCCTTGCCCGCGAACTGGGCATTCTGGACGTGATCGTCGAACTGACGCACACCGACTACAACGGCGACCGCTCCGAGCGCCACCCGTGGGGCTACGGCCGGCTCGACAACCCGGCCTCGATCCTGCGCGCCCGTGGCTACGAGGAGGCGAAAGCCCGCGGCTGGCTCGACTGA
- a CDS encoding 6-pyruvoyl trahydropterin synthase family protein, whose amino-acid sequence MKVAKRFRFEAAHRLPWHPGACRHLHGHSYRLVVGLEGNPDARGILVDFQDLKRLVQPLIDTWDHATLVASDDTALQDALDALGSRYVVLPFDSTAENLCAYVADYLIREAGDWLRARGVRRLWVRLAETETSFAETERALIRDVRPEPAAHAEAR is encoded by the coding sequence ATGAAAGTTGCCAAACGGTTTCGGTTCGAGGCGGCGCACCGGTTGCCCTGGCATCCGGGCGCCTGTCGCCACCTGCACGGACACTCCTACCGGCTCGTTGTCGGGCTCGAAGGCAATCCCGACGCCCGGGGTATTCTGGTGGATTTTCAGGACCTGAAGCGGCTGGTCCAGCCCCTGATCGACACGTGGGACCACGCCACGCTGGTGGCCTCCGACGATACGGCGCTGCAGGACGCGCTGGACGCGCTGGGCTCGCGCTACGTGGTGCTGCCCTTCGACTCGACGGCCGAAAACCTGTGCGCCTACGTGGCCGACTACCTGATCCGGGAGGCCGGCGACTGGCTCCGGGCACGGGGCGTCCGGCGGCTGTGGGTGCGCCTGGCCGAAACCGAGACCTCGTTTGCCGAAACCGAACGCGCGCTGATCCGCGATGTCCGCCCTGAACCTGCTGCCCACGCTGAAGCCCGCTGA